From a region of the Paenibacillus sp. FSL R10-2734 genome:
- the rpmF gene encoding 50S ribosomal protein L32 has translation MAVPQRRTSKTRRDKRRTHFKLVVPGMVKCEQCGELKLAHHVCKVCGTYKAREIIKQ, from the coding sequence ATGGCAGTACCACAACGTAGAACGTCTAAAACACGCCGTGACAAACGTCGCACCCACTTTAAGTTGGTTGTGCCGGGCATGGTGAAATGCGAACAATGCGGAGAGTTGAAATTGGCTCACCACGTATGTAAAGTTTGCGGAACTTACAAAGCAAGAGAAATCATCAAACAATAG
- a CDS encoding DUF177 domain-containing protein — translation MQIHFRKLANADEPLHIHDVVDVSEVVKGRKDILTVAPLSVDLKALPAGTDCVNVVGKLSGDVDMLCSRCLTEVKSDLNIPFAETFKWLKQPVLPDDDEDEDLIYVKDEVVDLIPYVEENFVLHLPDSVLCKADCLGLCQKCGQNLNEGTCSCDNTVIDPRLAGLKDFFK, via the coding sequence ATGCAGATTCACTTTCGCAAATTAGCGAATGCCGACGAACCGTTACATATTCACGATGTTGTGGATGTCAGCGAGGTAGTCAAAGGGCGCAAGGATATTCTAACTGTTGCTCCGCTCTCAGTGGACCTTAAAGCGCTGCCCGCGGGAACCGATTGTGTGAACGTGGTGGGAAAACTGAGTGGAGATGTGGACATGTTATGTTCACGTTGTCTCACGGAGGTCAAAAGTGATTTGAACATTCCTTTTGCTGAGACTTTCAAGTGGCTTAAGCAGCCAGTTCTTCCAGATGATGACGAAGATGAGGATCTCATTTACGTCAAGGATGAGGTTGTGGATCTTATCCCGTATGTGGAAGAAAATTTCGTACTGCACTTACCGGATTCGGTATTGTGCAAGGCAGACTGTCTTGGTCTTTGTCAGAAATGCGGACAGAACTTGAACGAAGGCACCTGCAGTTGCGACAACACAGTGATCGATCCTCGACTCGCTGGGTTGAAAGACTTTTTCAAATGA
- a CDS encoding nucleotidyltransferase — MTTVGIIAEYNPLHNGHVHHFTESKRLSGADSSIVIMSGPFTQRGEPAAVSKQARTEMALRMGADLVIELPVTYAVGPAEWFAFGAVALLEATGVVDSLCFGSEAGTLGLLLPLARYLAEESSELQSEIRRRMALGASFPAAYSAAAAVAFEGTHRNEESPGDAGALLRQPNNSLGLHYLIALQRLNSKIQPLTVPRTAAGFHDPLQAGSSIASATAIRKLLQEGGSPAPYMPEYSVSILEREHAAGRGPLELEHFRGPLRHLLSTRTAAELRTIQDMNEGLENRILRLLPEMEQFSISGLLQALKSKRYTHTRLQRLLLHILLNHTKEEMTPSVLAEGPGYIRILGFRESGRVLLKQMKQKATLPIVTRPSLCAHPQLERDLQAASVFSGAFREPLRTDMYRDFLEPPVMV, encoded by the coding sequence GTGACAACGGTCGGAATAATTGCAGAATACAATCCATTACATAACGGGCATGTACACCACTTCACCGAATCCAAAAGACTATCCGGCGCTGATAGCTCCATCGTCATCATGAGCGGTCCCTTTACGCAGCGCGGCGAGCCGGCGGCGGTAAGCAAGCAGGCCCGGACGGAGATGGCGCTACGAATGGGCGCCGACCTCGTCATTGAGCTGCCGGTGACCTATGCCGTAGGGCCCGCAGAATGGTTCGCCTTCGGAGCAGTTGCACTGCTGGAAGCGACCGGGGTCGTGGACAGCTTGTGCTTCGGCTCCGAAGCCGGCACTTTGGGTTTGCTGCTTCCTCTGGCCAGGTATCTGGCAGAGGAAAGCAGCGAACTTCAGAGCGAGATTCGCCGCCGCATGGCGCTCGGAGCGAGCTTTCCTGCCGCGTACAGCGCAGCGGCGGCGGTGGCCTTTGAAGGGACTCACCGTAACGAGGAGAGTCCCGGCGACGCTGGCGCGCTGCTGCGCCAGCCGAATAACAGCCTTGGCTTGCATTATCTTATCGCTTTACAGAGGCTGAACAGCAAGATACAGCCACTGACCGTCCCGCGTACGGCAGCTGGTTTCCATGATCCCTTGCAAGCAGGATCATCTATTGCAAGCGCAACTGCTATTCGCAAGCTGCTGCAAGAAGGTGGATCACCGGCGCCTTACATGCCGGAATATAGCGTGTCCATATTGGAAAGAGAGCATGCAGCCGGTAGAGGCCCTCTGGAGCTGGAGCATTTCCGAGGCCCCCTCCGTCACCTGCTCTCTACACGCACTGCTGCCGAGCTACGAACAATCCAAGATATGAACGAAGGCCTAGAGAACAGAATCCTACGTCTTCTACCTGAAATGGAGCAATTTTCTATTTCAGGTTTGCTCCAAGCCCTTAAGAGCAAGCGTTATACTCATACTCGGCTACAACGCCTGTTGCTACACATTTTGCTTAATCATACAAAGGAAGAAATGACCCCTTCTGTACTAGCAGAGGGGCCCGGTTATATTCGAATCCTTGGTTTTAGAGAAAGTGGACGCGTACTTCTAAAGCAGATGAAGCAAAAAGCAACCTTACCCATCGTCACGCGACCGTCACTATGCGCTCATCCACAGTTAGAGCGAGATCTACAAGCGGCATCCGTTTTTTCTGGCGCCTTTCGAGAACCTCTCAGAACAGATATGTATCGCGATTTCTTGGAACCTCCGGTCATGGTTTGA
- a CDS encoding SepM family pheromone-processing serine protease, translated as MKQLKHRPGFRATAYLFTFVVIVYVFVFMNTPYIVYQPGSASEVAPMIKVENADPAEEGTFMMTTVSASYANVALLVASVFNSNSEVVRKETRLGDKSEDEYAAEQVFYMNSSQSYSVQAAYHAAGIPYEDVVDYLYVFSVPVASNKGQFQPGDRIITVEGQKVADPEALSALLSTKKIGDQVAVVLQRNGKEVKEQVTLVEIKDKEGTAVRPGFGVTIAAVQKVKPKEEGKGVSFVDTNVGGPSAGLMFTMEIYNRLTPGDLTKGHRVAGTGTINAEGVVGAIGGVKHKIVAADKEGAEVFFVPIKNYEEAKTKADKIGTSMKLVPVSTLDEALKYMEELPVKP; from the coding sequence GTGAAGCAACTGAAGCATCGGCCGGGATTCCGCGCCACAGCCTACCTCTTTACGTTTGTAGTTATCGTGTATGTATTTGTTTTTATGAACACTCCATATATTGTATATCAGCCGGGTAGTGCATCTGAGGTTGCTCCTATGATTAAAGTGGAGAATGCTGATCCAGCTGAAGAAGGGACCTTCATGATGACTACGGTATCCGCTAGTTACGCTAATGTGGCTTTACTGGTCGCCTCAGTTTTTAATTCCAATTCAGAGGTTGTACGGAAAGAAACTCGGCTAGGAGATAAGTCCGAGGACGAGTATGCTGCTGAGCAGGTTTTTTATATGAATAGCTCGCAATCTTACTCCGTTCAGGCGGCTTATCACGCAGCGGGAATCCCATATGAGGATGTAGTGGATTATTTGTATGTTTTTTCGGTTCCGGTTGCAAGTAATAAAGGTCAATTCCAGCCGGGTGACAGAATCATAACTGTAGAAGGACAGAAAGTAGCTGATCCAGAAGCGCTTTCCGCTTTACTTTCAACTAAAAAAATCGGTGATCAGGTCGCCGTTGTTTTGCAAAGAAATGGTAAGGAAGTTAAGGAGCAAGTGACACTGGTCGAGATCAAAGATAAAGAGGGTACTGCGGTTCGACCTGGTTTCGGAGTCACAATTGCTGCTGTCCAAAAGGTAAAGCCTAAAGAAGAAGGAAAAGGCGTCAGCTTTGTGGATACGAATGTTGGCGGACCTTCGGCAGGGCTAATGTTCACTATGGAAATTTACAACCGTCTTACTCCTGGTGATTTGACAAAAGGTCACAGAGTCGCTGGCACTGGCACCATAAACGCTGAAGGTGTGGTAGGCGCAATCGGTGGAGTGAAGCATAAGATTGTTGCGGCGGATAAAGAAGGGGCGGAGGTTTTTTTCGTGCCGATCAAAAATTATGAAGAAGCTAAAACAAAGGCTGATAAAATCGGCACATCGATGAAGCTGGTGCCGGTATCTACACTGGATGAGGCGTTGAAGTATATGGAGGAACTGCCGGTCAAACCATGA
- a CDS encoding nucleoside recognition domain-containing protein encodes MNNIKIRRIASRSTPFLSGAIAILLAIAIIISPESSFEASLQGLKLWWTLVFPALLPFLMLSEMLTASGFVHGFGVLLEPLMKKVFRLPGASGWTLALGITAGFPGGAGGVMQLHKQGSISDKEAARLASLTHFASPVTLLIVIGVAFLHSPSAGYFLLAIHWISGLLASYTDVLLNGRIDNPQPTVKKSTNTKRPSLYSRVQLAATEARSRDGRSFGKLLGESVATAVQNLMVVGGYMIMFAVVINIISAVLPALPTALPASLLEIHLGADAISKGLTNIGAGSSGVLGIALLSAALGWSGLCAQLQVLTLLKQAGVRFLPYAKVRLMHGAYAFLLTLLLWKPLLTISEAALPALADSQSTPNRTINVTSIWSSFPQLLSLQSLLLIILLALSAAIYLVSAFRHRLD; translated from the coding sequence ATGAACAATATTAAAATACGCCGGATAGCTAGTCGCTCCACACCTTTTCTATCCGGGGCGATCGCAATTCTGTTAGCCATTGCAATCATCATCTCACCAGAGAGCTCTTTTGAGGCTTCTCTCCAAGGATTAAAGCTCTGGTGGACACTCGTATTCCCTGCACTGCTCCCCTTCCTGATGCTGTCAGAGATGCTAACCGCCTCGGGCTTCGTGCATGGTTTCGGAGTTCTCCTAGAACCTTTGATGAAAAAGGTCTTTCGACTTCCCGGCGCTAGTGGCTGGACTTTGGCGCTTGGTATTACCGCTGGATTCCCTGGTGGGGCCGGAGGCGTAATGCAGCTTCATAAGCAGGGCAGCATTTCGGACAAGGAAGCCGCTCGTCTTGCCTCCCTTACGCATTTCGCAAGCCCAGTAACCCTACTCATTGTGATTGGTGTAGCTTTTCTACATAGTCCATCAGCAGGCTACTTCCTACTTGCTATCCATTGGATTTCAGGACTTCTGGCCAGTTACACAGATGTTCTGTTAAATGGCCGGATAGACAATCCACAGCCTACTGTAAAGAAAAGCACGAATACCAAACGACCTTCTTTATATAGTCGTGTCCAGCTTGCAGCTACTGAAGCCAGATCAAGAGACGGCCGAAGCTTCGGCAAGCTTCTTGGGGAGTCGGTAGCTACAGCCGTGCAAAATTTGATGGTTGTGGGCGGTTACATGATCATGTTCGCTGTAGTCATCAATATCATCTCTGCTGTGCTTCCTGCGTTGCCGACCGCTCTGCCAGCAAGCTTGCTGGAGATTCATTTAGGAGCCGACGCCATAAGCAAAGGGCTCACGAACATCGGAGCCGGATCATCAGGAGTGCTAGGCATCGCCTTACTATCTGCTGCACTAGGTTGGAGCGGGCTCTGCGCCCAGCTACAGGTACTAACCCTGCTTAAACAAGCAGGGGTCCGATTCCTCCCCTATGCTAAGGTTCGCCTGATGCACGGAGCCTATGCTTTTTTATTAACACTACTGCTATGGAAACCGCTGTTGACTATAAGTGAAGCTGCTTTGCCTGCTCTTGCTGATTCACAATCCACACCAAACAGAACCATTAATGTAACTTCCATATGGAGCTCTTTTCCACAATTACTCAGTCTGCAGTCTCTTCTACTCATCATCCTACTAGCATTATCCGCAGCAATATATCTCGTTAGTGCTTTTCGCCATCGACTCGATTAA
- the coaD gene encoding pantetheine-phosphate adenylyltransferase, with protein sequence MSLQIRKERVAIYPGTFDPVTMGHMDIIRRASKQFDRLIVTVLNNLSKNPLFTVEERTELLRQATADIPNVEIDSFRDLLVNYVRQKDAQVIVRGIRTVTDFEYELQNASINHSLDPDAETIFMMTNPKYSYLSSSVVKEIAHFGGNVSDFVTPEVEQAMKLKFNRVDGEKH encoded by the coding sequence ATGAGTCTGCAAATTAGAAAAGAACGTGTCGCGATCTATCCAGGCACTTTTGATCCCGTGACTATGGGACATATGGATATTATTCGGCGCGCATCCAAGCAATTCGACCGTTTAATCGTAACGGTGCTAAATAATTTGAGTAAGAATCCGCTGTTTACTGTAGAAGAGCGAACAGAGCTTTTAAGACAGGCAACGGCTGACATTCCAAATGTGGAAATCGACAGCTTTCGGGATCTGCTAGTCAATTATGTTCGTCAAAAAGATGCTCAAGTCATTGTTCGTGGTATTCGTACTGTAACTGACTTTGAATATGAACTGCAAAATGCATCCATCAACCATAGCCTAGATCCAGACGCGGAAACGATTTTTATGATGACTAATCCGAAGTATTCCTATTTAAGCTCCAGCGTTGTAAAAGAAATTGCCCATTTCGGTGGGAATGTGTCAGACTTCGTGACGCCAGAGGTGGAACAAGCGATGAAGCTTAAATTTAATCGAGTCGATGGCGAAAAGCACTAA
- the rsmD gene encoding 16S rRNA (guanine(966)-N(2))-methyltransferase RsmD: MRVVSGSAKGRPLKSVPGSGTRPTTDKVKEAVFSMIGPYFEGGAVLDLFAGTGGLGIEALSRGMESAVFVDMDPKSIDTIRANLKATNLEARAQVYRNEAGRALSALEKRGRVFDLVFLDPPYRLKHGDELMLSMVEKGMLQEDAIIVLEHESSYAYPENIPGFYRLRQAVYGETTISIYQYEADPSEDGETGEEVENESAN, encoded by the coding sequence GTGAGAGTGGTATCAGGAAGCGCAAAAGGAAGGCCGCTAAAGAGTGTGCCAGGAAGTGGGACAAGACCTACAACCGATAAGGTGAAGGAAGCAGTGTTCAGCATGATAGGTCCATATTTCGAAGGTGGAGCAGTGCTGGACTTGTTCGCAGGTACAGGTGGTCTGGGTATCGAAGCTTTAAGCAGAGGAATGGAAAGTGCCGTATTTGTAGATATGGATCCTAAAAGTATCGACACGATCCGCGCGAATTTAAAAGCGACTAATCTTGAAGCACGTGCGCAAGTGTACCGAAATGAAGCAGGGAGAGCGCTCAGTGCATTGGAGAAGCGGGGACGTGTTTTTGATTTAGTCTTTTTAGACCCTCCCTACCGATTGAAGCACGGAGATGAGCTGATGCTGTCTATGGTAGAAAAAGGAATGCTGCAAGAGGACGCAATCATTGTACTGGAGCACGAATCAAGTTATGCCTATCCTGAGAACATCCCAGGATTTTATAGGCTGCGTCAGGCCGTATACGGAGAAACGACAATTTCTATTTATCAGTATGAAGCTGATCCTTCAGAGGACGGCGAGACTGGTGAGGAGGTAGAGAATGAGTCTGCAAATTAG
- a CDS encoding DUF6773 family protein has protein sequence MRNSRVNDERIVSQRRKIQSDAFQILVYCLLISILIQQFIMNAPFAQFAVEFFCLIGIGIYITIRHLSDGVDISQSHSNKRLVLNSIVSGGICVSLMVFLAGERNVWNLILIFVAFTIVYFLAHFVLRNINKRRQKQIDDELGSDENIDE, from the coding sequence ATGAGAAACAGCAGAGTCAATGATGAACGAATTGTATCTCAGAGAAGGAAGATTCAAAGCGATGCTTTTCAAATATTAGTATATTGTTTGCTGATTTCAATCTTGATTCAACAATTCATAATGAATGCTCCGTTTGCACAATTTGCAGTTGAGTTTTTCTGCCTAATTGGTATTGGAATATATATAACTATAAGGCACTTGTCTGATGGTGTTGATATTTCCCAAAGTCACTCAAACAAAAGGCTGGTCCTAAACAGTATTGTTTCAGGCGGGATTTGTGTTTCGTTGATGGTATTTTTGGCGGGTGAAAGAAATGTATGGAATCTTATTTTAATCTTTGTTGCTTTTACGATTGTTTATTTTCTTGCACACTTTGTGTTACGGAATATCAACAAAAGAAGACAAAAGCAAATAGATGATGAATTAGGTTCTGATGAAAATATAGATGAATGA
- a CDS encoding helix-turn-helix transcriptional regulator: MKNKRMKIARIECDMKQEDLANIVGVTRQTIGLIEAGNYNPSLNLCVAICQALGKTLNDLFWEEK; encoded by the coding sequence ATGAAAAACAAGCGAATGAAAATTGCCCGAATTGAGTGCGATATGAAGCAAGAAGATTTGGCAAACATTGTTGGGGTGACAAGACAAACAATTGGACTTATTGAAGCTGGTAATTATAATCCATCTCTAAATCTATGCGTTGCAATTTGCCAAGCACTCGGTAAAACTTTAAACGATTTATTTTGGGAGGAAAAATAA
- a CDS encoding YjcZ family sporulation protein, which produces MGAHVGGAFTSTSAILVLFILLVIISCACIF; this is translated from the coding sequence ATGGGTGCTCATGTTGGTGGTGCTTTTACTTCTACAAGTGCAATCTTAGTTTTGTTCATCTTGCTGGTAATCATTTCCTGTGCTTGCATATTCTAA